A stretch of the Leptospiraceae bacterium genome encodes the following:
- a CDS encoding VWA domain-containing protein: protein MTIQKNFISMKMNKRIPFLRFIFLLFFLLQTLYCASSDRKEVSPSSPHSETTKLDEKRKDPSKSPVRPSIDKKKDKSEEAKGASGVTDGEALSEDDSKPTSNKQVEKSESGLKAGFADDNKQFNLFVNFLEKFKTTAAHIDLNIKERITLTVKDKNGRSIPNADIVILADNKEIAKGKTYADGTFLFFPSLYPEVFTFKAIASKDTAKNDLTLDRQGSRNKEIILDITQSKENEIPLDVVFIMDTTGSMGEEIQRLKNTIEIINLNLAGESKNQVQFGMVLYRDKKEAYVTKVIPLTSDLEKFKKELNKVDAAGGGDYPEDLQSALKDSLKEIEWRKNAIRLSFIITDAPPHLDYKQDYTYVSAMKEASERGIKLFTIGTGGLNINGEYVLRQISQYTSAKYIFLTYGEKGESEGGAAGSVSHHTGENFPTDKLESIVIRFAKEEIQAAKGKPLPSGDEYFSASKISTENKEETLNKLFDKAIAQLVDYSTFSIKPLTTVSVLPFAIEGKTSAKNGEYFAEQLLLGFIRNKTFKVVERKDLQKVLAEWKLNLQAVDEANAVKVGKLLGANLLVNSKLYKKDANYEIYIKFINTETGEIQSATKLLVDTKLGL from the coding sequence ATGACTATACAGAAAAACTTTATTTCAATGAAAATGAATAAACGAATTCCATTTTTACGTTTTATATTCTTACTTTTTTTCCTTTTGCAAACTCTTTATTGTGCGAGTTCGGATAGAAAAGAAGTTTCGCCCTCTTCACCTCATTCAGAAACTACAAAATTGGACGAAAAAAGAAAAGACCCTTCTAAATCTCCAGTGAGACCTTCGATAGATAAGAAAAAGGATAAATCGGAGGAAGCAAAGGGTGCTTCTGGAGTTACAGACGGAGAAGCTTTATCAGAAGATGATTCAAAACCCACTTCCAATAAGCAGGTTGAAAAATCAGAGTCAGGGTTAAAGGCAGGCTTTGCAGATGATAATAAACAATTTAATTTGTTTGTAAACTTTCTAGAAAAATTCAAAACGACAGCTGCTCATATTGATCTAAACATCAAGGAAAGAATTACACTGACCGTGAAAGATAAAAATGGAAGATCGATTCCCAATGCAGATATTGTCATACTAGCGGATAATAAAGAAATAGCCAAGGGAAAAACATATGCAGATGGAACTTTTCTTTTCTTTCCTTCACTCTATCCAGAGGTGTTTACTTTTAAAGCCATTGCTTCTAAGGATACGGCTAAGAATGATTTGACGCTGGATAGACAGGGTTCTCGGAATAAAGAAATTATTTTAGATATAACCCAATCAAAAGAAAACGAAATTCCTCTTGACGTAGTCTTTATCATGGACACAACCGGAAGCATGGGAGAAGAAATCCAAAGATTAAAAAATACAATTGAAATCATTAATCTAAACTTAGCAGGCGAATCGAAAAACCAGGTTCAATTCGGAATGGTTCTCTATCGGGATAAGAAAGAAGCCTATGTTACCAAGGTAATTCCACTTACAAGTGATCTGGAAAAATTCAAAAAAGAATTAAACAAAGTAGATGCTGCCGGTGGAGGCGATTATCCAGAAGATTTACAATCTGCTTTAAAAGATTCCTTGAAAGAAATTGAATGGCGCAAAAATGCGATTAGACTCAGCTTTATCATTACCGATGCACCTCCTCATTTAGACTATAAGCAAGATTATACCTATGTATCTGCGATGAAAGAGGCAAGCGAAAGAGGAATAAAACTTTTTACGATTGGAACAGGTGGTTTAAATATAAACGGAGAATATGTGTTACGGCAGATTTCTCAGTATACTTCCGCAAAATATATTTTTCTAACTTATGGTGAAAAAGGAGAAAGTGAAGGTGGGGCAGCAGGAAGCGTTAGTCACCATACGGGAGAAAATTTTCCAACGGATAAATTAGAAAGCATTGTCATTCGATTCGCGAAAGAAGAAATTCAAGCGGCTAAAGGCAAACCTCTTCCTTCTGGCGACGAGTATTTTAGTGCAAGTAAAATTTCTACAGAAAATAAAGAAGAAACATTAAACAAACTATTCGACAAAGCCATTGCTCAACTAGTTGACTATTCAACTTTTTCGATTAAGCCATTGACCACAGTGAGCGTTCTACCTTTTGCTATAGAAGGCAAAACATCTGCAAAAAATGGAGAATACTTTGCAGAGCAGTTGCTTTTGGGATTTATTCGAAACAAGACTTTTAAAGTAGTAGAAAGAAAAGATTTGCAAAAAGTATTAGCAGAATGGAAACTCAACCTACAGGCAGTAGACGAAGCAAATGCGGTTAAAGTTGGTAAGCTCCTGGGTGCAAATTTACTAGTAAATAGTAAGCTTTACAAAAAAGATGCGAATTATGAAATCTATATTAAATTCATCAATACGGAAACAGGAGAAATTCAATCTGCTACGAAGTTATTGGTAGATACAAAATTAGGATTATAA
- a CDS encoding glycosyl transferase, with amino-acid sequence MNVAYYISGHGFGHISRSYEVVKYLQENAPIEKLFINTTRKDFVKDKTDNLIFREVTVDVGMVQLSSISLNVEKTLESILEFEKNKSSLIESELAFLETEKIGCIISDSSSLPFLLADKLSLPSFFIGNFTWDFIYDNYTKDNSYFGSYANILKKEYSLCHFGLILPFHCPMNSIPRKKEIGIIGRRSLEDRQTVRDRIGFTDKNRYFLFSFGAYGISDSLGFENLKDNEWIVVSGYEGLIGEKVIDVKNIYYPDLLKACDFVLTKPGYGILSESYLANTPVIYTDRGDFAEYPYLVDALDKFHFAAFLPQSDLLSFQLEKAVLEIEKQKIHKKIPTLLDGRKEILEQIF; translated from the coding sequence GTGAATGTAGCTTATTATATCAGTGGGCATGGATTCGGTCATATTAGCCGTTCCTATGAAGTAGTTAAATATCTACAAGAGAATGCACCGATTGAGAAACTTTTTATCAACACTACAAGAAAAGATTTTGTAAAGGACAAGACTGATAATTTAATCTTTCGTGAAGTGACAGTTGATGTTGGGATGGTGCAGCTTAGTTCCATTAGCCTCAACGTGGAAAAAACACTTGAATCTATTCTTGAGTTTGAGAAAAACAAAAGCTCATTGATTGAGTCGGAATTAGCATTTCTAGAAACGGAGAAAATTGGTTGTATTATTTCAGACAGTTCTTCTCTTCCTTTTTTACTTGCAGATAAATTAAGTTTACCTTCTTTCTTTATTGGAAATTTTACCTGGGATTTTATTTACGATAACTACACCAAAGACAATTCCTATTTTGGAAGTTACGCCAATATTCTTAAAAAAGAATACTCTCTTTGTCATTTCGGACTAATTCTACCATTTCATTGTCCAATGAACTCAATCCCTAGAAAAAAAGAAATTGGAATCATTGGAAGACGAAGTCTAGAAGATCGTCAAACAGTAAGGGATAGAATTGGTTTTACGGATAAGAATCGTTATTTTCTTTTTTCTTTTGGTGCCTACGGAATTTCTGATAGTTTAGGATTTGAAAACTTAAAAGACAATGAATGGATTGTTGTTTCTGGATACGAAGGACTAATTGGCGAGAAAGTCATTGATGTCAAAAATATCTATTATCCCGATTTATTGAAGGCATGTGATTTTGTTTTAACGAAACCTGGATACGGAATTCTTTCTGAAAGCTATTTGGCAAATACTCCTGTGATTTATACAGATAGAGGAGATTTCGCAGAATATCCGTATCTTGTAGATGCTTTAGACAAATTTCATTTTGCAGCTTTCCTGCCTCAGTCGGATTTATTGAGTTTTCAGTTAGAAAAGGCAGTCTTAGAGATTGAAAAACAAAAGATTCATAAGAAAATTCCTACCTTACTCGACGGACGGAAAGAGATTTTAGAGCAAATTTTTTAG
- a CDS encoding insulinase family protein encodes MIKKKILSSVSFLVLIAFTQIDSVESKKIKFVRYKLENGLTILLHKDNTSPIVSLGVMYHVGSKNEAPNRTGFAHFFEHLMFEGTKNIKRGEFDKLILNAGGESNAHTTFDYTYYNASLPANELPLILWMESERLLQLEIDTSGLETQRKVVKEERRERLDNQPYGNLTEILHEMSYKKHPYRWLPIGSTQYIDKATLQEFVDFHQKFYVPENAVLVIAGDIKIKDTKKLIKKYFERIPKSGKNIQREKIFENPFAKEISKTVYYNVEFPALSYSFHAPALGTDDYYPFIFIDLILSNGESSRLNQNLKNKNDLVVNLESYYNAMEDNGLYSITCYAKNDDAYKKVPRNLNDELLRLQTEFVTERELEKVKNRVQRIIFDSNANLAGIAQNLAEYETFYGNAGVINTEYEKILVITKEDIQRVAKKYFTLDKKVILNYLPPKKK; translated from the coding sequence ATGATTAAAAAAAAAATTCTGTCTTCAGTTTCCTTTTTGGTTCTAATTGCATTTACTCAAATCGATTCAGTAGAAAGTAAAAAAATCAAATTTGTAAGATATAAATTAGAAAACGGTCTAACAATACTTTTACATAAAGACAATACAAGTCCAATTGTGTCGTTAGGAGTAATGTATCACGTAGGCTCGAAAAATGAAGCTCCTAACCGAACAGGCTTTGCTCATTTCTTTGAGCATTTAATGTTTGAAGGAACGAAAAATATTAAACGCGGGGAGTTTGATAAATTGATTTTAAATGCAGGTGGTGAGTCTAACGCGCATACTACGTTCGATTATACTTATTATAATGCTTCTCTTCCTGCAAACGAGCTTCCTCTTATTTTGTGGATGGAATCAGAAAGGCTACTACAATTAGAAATAGATACAAGCGGTCTAGAAACACAACGAAAAGTAGTTAAAGAAGAAAGAAGAGAAAGACTAGATAATCAACCTTATGGTAATCTCACAGAAATTTTACATGAAATGTCTTATAAAAAACATCCCTATCGCTGGCTACCAATTGGCTCTACTCAGTATATAGATAAAGCAACCTTGCAAGAATTTGTGGATTTTCATCAGAAATTTTATGTGCCAGAAAACGCAGTCTTAGTAATAGCAGGCGATATTAAAATCAAAGATACAAAGAAACTTATTAAAAAATATTTCGAACGAATTCCAAAATCAGGAAAGAATATCCAGCGCGAGAAGATTTTTGAAAATCCTTTTGCGAAAGAAATTTCAAAAACGGTTTATTATAATGTTGAATTTCCTGCTCTCTCGTATTCATTTCATGCTCCTGCTCTAGGGACAGATGACTATTATCCGTTCATTTTTATAGATTTAATTTTATCAAACGGAGAGAGTTCTAGGTTAAATCAAAATTTAAAAAATAAAAATGACCTAGTAGTAAATTTAGAATCTTACTATAATGCTATGGAGGATAACGGGCTTTATTCGATTACTTGCTACGCAAAAAACGACGATGCATACAAAAAAGTCCCAAGGAATTTAAATGATGAATTGCTTCGTCTTCAAACTGAATTTGTCACAGAAAGAGAATTAGAAAAAGTAAAGAACCGTGTGCAAAGAATCATATTTGATTCCAATGCAAATCTTGCAGGAATTGCGCAAAATCTTGCTGAATATGAAACCTTTTATGGAAATGCAGGGGTAATAAACACCGAGTATGAAAAAATTCTAGTTATTACAAAGGAAGATATTCAAAGAGTTGCCAAAAAGTATTTTACCTTAGATAAAAAAGTAATTCTAAATTATCTACCACCTAAGAAGAAATAG
- a CDS encoding AAA family ATPase, whose protein sequence is MAIFNKTQKVSESPTLPGANKSKSKFDIADLYTGPVSGNETQSESSGESGLDEKLRKAYLWIVNNAIISPYYDIEYNKGANQTYAIGDSKSRVTFPSDQSYSSFVLLPLLNLVTRRRCLIIGGPGRGKTASAILMGVIAGYPLKDIKRAIQHGQPQMTISDLLGNPIPSDLMTAKDMDDIKISWRKWLGMRIKIIDEYNRIPTRTQSALLTVLGDNYAEILDQIYECPEAAWYLTANDDAGGGTYQVIEALRDRIDIVVKALHFNSRFIGDLLSRIEQGIKPEESVPKQIIFTEEEINQINKEILEIILPEALLRRIEFFSSHFELYESASEQLEYKTKDNVKISGIEFRSIANAESGKDKLKDLGNQTRNGLSVRSIMTCLVFIKALSYFRGKKTVEFDDVRHILPFVFHDKLVQNSDAPFFEQPGNTVYRVDRVSWIRKLFDLSCAEYDRLDLDKQDPLEALEKKFDHGLEGVTEKEVNEELAKIARIMEDWSKNRKLYGHVFDDVLKLKYLHQRYSNYLRWLQNK, encoded by the coding sequence ATGGCAATATTTAATAAGACACAAAAAGTTTCTGAATCTCCTACTCTACCCGGAGCAAATAAATCGAAGAGTAAATTTGATATTGCCGATTTATACACCGGTCCTGTTAGCGGTAATGAAACTCAGTCAGAAAGTAGCGGCGAATCAGGATTAGACGAAAAACTCAGAAAAGCATATCTCTGGATTGTAAACAATGCAATCATAAGTCCCTATTATGATATAGAATACAACAAAGGGGCTAATCAAACGTATGCGATTGGTGATAGCAAGAGTAGAGTAACCTTTCCATCGGACCAGAGTTATTCTAGTTTTGTTTTGCTTCCACTTCTGAATTTGGTTACACGAAGAAGATGTTTGATTATTGGTGGGCCTGGTCGGGGCAAGACTGCAAGTGCAATTCTAATGGGGGTAATTGCTGGTTATCCTCTTAAAGATATAAAGAGAGCCATTCAACATGGACAACCGCAAATGACGATTTCAGATCTACTCGGTAATCCGATTCCGTCCGATTTAATGACAGCTAAAGATATGGATGACATTAAAATTTCATGGCGAAAATGGCTAGGTATGCGAATTAAAATTATTGATGAATACAATCGGATTCCAACAAGAACTCAGTCTGCGCTATTGACAGTATTGGGTGATAATTATGCAGAGATTCTAGATCAGATTTATGAATGCCCCGAAGCTGCTTGGTATCTAACGGCTAACGATGATGCCGGTGGTGGAACGTATCAAGTCATCGAAGCACTCCGAGATAGAATTGACATTGTTGTGAAAGCTCTTCATTTTAATTCAAGATTTATTGGCGATTTGCTTTCAAGAATTGAGCAGGGAATTAAGCCAGAAGAATCTGTTCCAAAGCAAATTATTTTTACCGAAGAAGAAATTAATCAAATCAATAAGGAGATACTTGAAATTATTCTCCCTGAAGCACTACTTCGTCGAATTGAATTTTTTTCTAGTCATTTTGAACTTTATGAATCAGCCAGCGAGCAATTAGAATACAAAACAAAAGACAATGTAAAAATTTCTGGAATTGAATTTCGCTCCATTGCAAATGCGGAATCAGGAAAAGACAAATTAAAAGATCTCGGAAATCAAACTCGCAATGGTCTATCGGTTCGCTCTATCATGACCTGTCTTGTTTTCATCAAAGCTCTTTCTTATTTTAGGGGTAAAAAAACGGTTGAGTTCGATGATGTCAGACATATACTACCCTTTGTTTTCCACGATAAATTAGTACAAAATTCAGATGCCCCTTTCTTTGAGCAACCCGGCAACACAGTGTATCGAGTAGATAGAGTTAGTTGGATTCGAAAGTTATTTGATTTATCCTGTGCAGAATACGATCGACTAGACTTAGACAAGCAAGATCCTCTCGAAGCTTTAGAAAAGAAATTTGATCACGGCTTAGAGGGAGTAACCGAGAAAGAGGTAAACGAAGAGTTGGCGAAGATTGCAAGAATCATGGAAGATTGGAGTAAGAATCGAAAGCTCTACGGACATGTATTTGATGATGTGTTAAAATTAAAGTATCTTCACCAAAGATATTCCAATTATCTAAGATGGCTACAGAACAAATAA
- a CDS encoding insulinase family protein encodes MYNKTPIQVRKILIIAFSVFFLCTLFSSLNAEEDNLDLPPKSTTLKRIHLPAYKTFSLKNGLKVYVIEDHKLPTISYFLYLDYFPNLENKKAGLGEFTTRLMKRGAGNRNKSQIDEELDFMGVDFSINENLIFASSLLKYSGQSLAIVSDVVKNPKFDKSEFVKLKDEMFSEIQSDIQDPNAQVNNVAKTLLYPATHPYSEVPTEKSIKQITMKDCKNYHNRYFKPNIAHLAISGDVGFEDAKILAETHFGNWQSGEVPKFKAPKLLKSRQTKIYLKNRNDSVQSVIKVSHNIDLKPGQKEIYSAVVMNTLLGGGTFRLYQNLREKHGLTYGVYSSLRPDKWIGNFSIDLSTESSLTGKSIEQILFEMNRIRKEKVKKEELQLVKNYLTGQFSLSLENPSTIALFGIKTALYNLPSDYYEKYLEGIQSVTEEDVLQAANKHITPDQTHIIIIGNRKDLRKSLKSLKKIKALEVN; translated from the coding sequence ATGTATAATAAAACCCCAATTCAAGTAAGAAAAATTCTAATAATAGCTTTTTCCGTTTTTTTCCTTTGCACTTTGTTTTCTTCACTAAATGCCGAAGAAGACAATTTGGATTTACCCCCAAAGTCAACTACACTTAAAAGAATTCATTTACCTGCGTATAAAACTTTTTCCTTAAAAAATGGTTTAAAGGTTTATGTCATTGAGGATCACAAACTACCTACTATTTCTTATTTTCTATATTTGGATTATTTTCCGAATTTAGAGAATAAGAAAGCTGGACTAGGAGAATTTACCACAAGACTGATGAAACGAGGAGCGGGTAATCGAAATAAATCACAAATTGATGAAGAACTCGATTTTATGGGAGTTGATTTTAGTATAAATGAGAATTTAATCTTTGCAAGTTCGCTTTTAAAGTATTCGGGTCAGAGCCTAGCGATTGTGAGTGATGTAGTAAAAAATCCTAAATTTGACAAATCTGAGTTTGTAAAGCTAAAAGACGAAATGTTCTCCGAAATTCAATCTGATATACAAGATCCAAATGCGCAGGTGAATAATGTCGCGAAAACCCTACTCTATCCGGCTACCCATCCTTATAGTGAAGTTCCCACGGAGAAATCAATAAAGCAGATAACAATGAAAGACTGCAAGAATTACCACAATCGATATTTTAAACCAAACATTGCTCATCTAGCAATATCCGGTGATGTTGGTTTCGAAGATGCAAAGATTTTAGCGGAAACACATTTTGGAAATTGGCAGTCGGGCGAAGTTCCAAAATTTAAAGCACCAAAACTTTTGAAGTCGCGACAAACAAAGATTTACCTTAAAAACAGAAATGACTCTGTGCAATCTGTGATTAAAGTAAGTCATAATATTGATTTAAAACCTGGGCAAAAAGAAATTTATAGTGCGGTTGTAATGAATACATTATTAGGTGGGGGAACATTTCGACTCTATCAAAATTTAAGAGAAAAACACGGATTAACTTACGGAGTGTATTCTTCGCTGCGCCCTGATAAATGGATTGGAAATTTTTCTATTGATCTAAGCACAGAAAGCTCTTTAACGGGCAAGTCCATCGAGCAAATTCTTTTTGAAATGAATCGAATTAGAAAAGAAAAAGTAAAAAAAGAAGAATTACAATTAGTGAAGAATTATCTTACAGGGCAGTTCTCTCTTTCTCTCGAAAATCCTTCGACAATTGCACTATTCGGAATTAAAACGGCTCTTTATAATTTGCCTTCTGATTACTACGAAAAATATTTAGAGGGAATTCAATCTGTAACAGAAGAAGATGTGCTTCAAGCGGCTAATAAGCATATAACGCCAGATCAAACACATATAATCATTATAGGAAATAGAAAGGATTTGAGAAAAAGCCTGAAGTCTTTAAAAAAAATTAAGGCGCTAGAGGTTAACTAA
- a CDS encoding RNA methyltransferase, which translates to MLVINTMNILNINSFSNEKVKYVIKLKEKRFRDRERKFVIEGYRELAKANLSGKIKFDTLYISPECFLGVNEDDLIRKINVKTIELPRKIFEKISYRDRPDGLLAVADTPDFGFDYEGDKKGSLFLIIEGVEKPGNLGTILRTADGAGVSAVFVTDARIDLFNPNVIRASTGTLFTLPTYIAEIEKLIEYFKKYKVQVIALSPEGVQNYLEPNYKTRTALLFGNEQYGLSPYAKENSDSLVSIPMQGESDSLNLAMSCGIMVYEVLRQKMQRK; encoded by the coding sequence ATGTTAGTGATTAATACAATGAATATATTAAATATCAACAGTTTTTCAAATGAAAAAGTAAAATATGTCATAAAATTAAAAGAGAAGCGCTTTCGAGACAGGGAAAGAAAATTCGTAATCGAAGGTTACCGTGAACTCGCAAAGGCAAATCTCTCAGGTAAAATAAAATTTGACACTCTCTATATTTCTCCTGAATGTTTTTTGGGGGTAAATGAAGATGATTTGATTCGAAAAATCAATGTCAAGACGATTGAACTTCCTAGAAAAATTTTTGAAAAAATATCTTATCGAGACAGACCCGATGGGCTTCTCGCAGTAGCGGATACTCCTGATTTCGGATTCGATTATGAAGGAGATAAAAAGGGAAGTCTTTTTTTAATCATTGAAGGAGTTGAAAAACCGGGAAACCTTGGAACGATTCTTAGGACAGCGGATGGAGCAGGAGTCTCGGCTGTGTTTGTAACCGATGCAAGGATTGATTTGTTTAATCCAAATGTTATTCGTGCAAGCACTGGAACTCTATTTACCTTACCAACTTACATTGCAGAAATCGAGAAATTAATCGAATACTTTAAAAAGTATAAAGTGCAGGTAATCGCCCTTAGCCCTGAAGGGGTTCAAAATTATCTAGAGCCGAACTATAAAACGAGAACGGCTTTGCTTTTTGGAAACGAGCAATACGGATTATCTCCTTATGCAAAAGAAAATTCTGATTCACTCGTATCGATTCCTATGCAAGGTGAGTCTGATTCTTTAAACCTTGCCATGTCTTGCGGAATTATGGTCTACGAAGTTTTACGCCAGAAAATGCAAAGGAAATAG
- a CDS encoding FliM/FliN family flagellar motor switch protein, whose product MQCFYGNFLGRIQGIYSILLTNDTTVKIVKALDKIESPKMNHLKNINDWLYSVIGSFTDALTLKIGEVKTSEMYQALVTKSDQLILPEGSNYFRIELEIIAANEVFRFHFLFSVYNAKNILNYIVQLNPNVKRNLKSHHRIIRSIESKLNRFMKNRETYLSENESEEISSFIQNNLSKEEKVFLLTPIKERTDKSDIETNLIKIFVSLSNEIIDRRYKLNEAEKERKEKLYALISSIPFPVNVRFEDEIFDYKTFKDRTYKNTSIEKFLGKRGSLIFSNKSLQEITLKKENEKLLLFDLTDNVIPSKYELHLANLELMNLEIEADIEIGKSKLPLDQLINIKPGNVIELNKDMNEPVYLVIENIIFAKTTVVVTNEKFGIWIEDIASPNESGNRNLEILHNEEIQSHTKIPMADIRVILSKLKLTIKDLLNMSKGSIIELDKSIFEPVQIVVGYDLTFPGEIIALETGKFGVRFVNNMSYAQRQTTDLIDLDKESDTRQENTVISSTNSNPFEFLEKIESSIIAGLIQNEESQMIAMILSFLNSEKSASILPLLNDTSQTDVVAKIAIGQKANTEIAREVAKILEKKVSSLVQDSYANVPGFDSIVKILNSTDKTNRDKMISSLEKNFPDIYNILKSNQTH is encoded by the coding sequence ATGCAATGTTTTTATGGAAATTTTCTTGGACGAATTCAAGGGATATACTCTATTCTGCTCACCAATGATACCACAGTAAAGATTGTGAAGGCTCTTGATAAAATAGAGTCTCCTAAAATGAACCATTTAAAAAATATCAATGATTGGCTCTATTCTGTTATAGGTTCTTTTACAGATGCCCTTACTCTTAAGATTGGTGAAGTAAAGACATCTGAGATGTACCAAGCCCTCGTTACAAAATCAGACCAGTTAATTTTACCAGAAGGCTCAAATTATTTTAGAATAGAATTAGAAATCATTGCTGCCAATGAAGTATTTCGTTTTCATTTCCTTTTCTCCGTTTATAACGCGAAGAATATTCTAAACTACATAGTTCAGTTAAATCCGAACGTTAAGCGCAATCTTAAAAGCCATCATCGGATTATTCGCTCAATCGAATCTAAGTTAAATCGATTTATGAAAAATAGGGAAACCTATTTAAGCGAGAATGAATCGGAGGAAATTTCTTCCTTTATTCAAAATAATCTTTCCAAGGAAGAAAAAGTTTTTTTGCTGACACCGATAAAAGAGAGAACAGATAAATCGGACATTGAAACGAATTTGATTAAAATATTCGTTTCCCTTTCCAATGAAATAATCGATAGGCGCTATAAGTTAAATGAAGCAGAAAAGGAGAGGAAAGAAAAACTCTATGCTCTTATTTCTTCTATTCCGTTTCCAGTGAACGTCCGCTTTGAAGATGAAATATTTGATTATAAAACTTTTAAAGATAGAACTTATAAAAATACAAGTATAGAAAAATTTTTAGGTAAGCGTGGCTCCTTAATTTTTTCTAATAAATCTCTGCAAGAAATTACACTTAAAAAGGAAAATGAAAAACTTCTCTTATTTGATCTAACAGACAATGTAATTCCATCTAAATATGAACTTCATCTTGCAAATTTAGAGTTAATGAATTTAGAAATAGAAGCAGATATTGAGATAGGCAAATCAAAATTACCCCTTGATCAGCTAATCAATATTAAACCCGGAAATGTAATTGAATTAAATAAAGACATGAATGAACCAGTGTATCTGGTTATTGAGAATATAATTTTTGCGAAGACTACAGTGGTGGTAACAAATGAAAAGTTTGGTATTTGGATTGAAGACATAGCTAGTCCAAATGAGTCAGGCAATCGAAATTTGGAAATCTTACACAATGAAGAAATTCAAAGCCATACAAAAATTCCGATGGCAGATATACGAGTAATTCTAAGTAAGTTAAAACTTACCATAAAAGATTTACTCAACATGAGCAAAGGCTCTATCATTGAATTAGATAAATCTATTTTTGAACCAGTGCAGATTGTGGTTGGATATGATCTGACATTTCCTGGAGAAATTATCGCACTTGAAACTGGAAAATTTGGAGTTCGCTTTGTGAATAATATGAGTTATGCGCAAAGGCAAACTACTGATTTAATTGATTTAGACAAAGAATCTGATACTCGTCAGGAGAATACTGTGATTAGCTCTACCAATTCAAATCCTTTTGAGTTCTTAGAGAAAATCGAATCTAGCATAATTGCAGGACTGATTCAAAACGAAGAGTCTCAAATGATTGCTATGATATTATCTTTTTTAAACTCTGAAAAATCGGCATCTATTTTGCCGCTATTAAATGATACCAGTCAAACTGATGTAGTTGCCAAGATTGCGATTGGGCAAAAGGCGAACACTGAAATAGCAAGAGAAGTTGCAAAGATATTAGAAAAAAAAGTTTCTTCTTTAGTTCAAGATTCGTATGCAAATGTTCCAGGATTTGATTCCATTGTAAAAATCTTAAACTCGACAGATAAGACAAATCGTGATAAGATGATTTCTTCTCTAGAGAAAAATTTTCCGGATATATATAATATATTAAAATCCAACCAAACACATTAA